Proteins encoded together in one Scyliorhinus canicula chromosome 21, sScyCan1.1, whole genome shotgun sequence window:
- the LOC119955832 gene encoding cysteinyl leukotriene receptor 1: MTFNTSISNPACKPQKLVIFIPTFLGVVFMIGFVLSALSLYTFWFRFKKWKTGMIIQFNLALSDISIAPAAPLMIIYFSMANHWPFGQFLCQLKVFLLFIHMYGSIYFLTLVSLHRYITVVRLTEHSIFKNQRFMKAICIGVWVFLFINALPFFFILKTSEMSNVTQCLRIHQTEMSFVYFTWSMVNIFPGFIIPFMVSVTCYSLLGFYIVKMDTSLSKRSAMKVKSMGMIAVSLVIFLVCCLPVQVSRLVGVIVQQSHPEKCQWLYKIENIYYASIVLANVNCCLDPLLYWFSSRKFQEAFKGTLSLFRCHCKQCNPSSRADTSIATARPTA, from the coding sequence ATGaccttcaatacttcaatcagtaATCCTGCATGCAAACCTCAGAAGCTGGTTATTTTCATCCCTACTTTTCTAGGTGTGGTTTTTATGATTGGTTTTGTTCTGAGTGCCTTAAGCCTTTATACGTTTTGGTTTCGCTTCAAAAAATGGAAAACCGGAATGATCATCCAGTTTAATCTGGCTTTATCGGACATTAGCATTGCTCCAGCGGCACCACTTATGATTATCTACTTCTCAATGGCGAATCATTGGCCCTTTGGACAGTTCCTCTGTCAGCTAAAAGTGTTCTTATTATTCATACACATGTACGGCAGCATCTACTTTCTCACCTTGGTGAGTTTGCATAGATATATCACGGTCGTGCGCCTGACTGAACACAGTATTTTTAAGAATCAACGGTTTATGAAAGCAATTTGCATTGGCGTATGGGTTTTCCTCTTTATTAACGCATTGCCATTCTTTTTTATCCTCAAAACATCTGAAATGAGCAATGTTACCCAATGCTTACGTATACACCAAACTGAAATGTCATTTGTATACTTCACATGGAGCATGGTCAATATATTCCCTGGCTTCATCATCCCATTTATGGTTTCGGTCACTTGCTATAGTTTACTTGGATTTTATATAGTCAAAATGGATACCAGCCTTTCGAAGAGATCAGCGATGAAGGTGAAATCAATGGGAATGATTGCCGTGTCTCTGGTTATATTCCTTGTTTGCTGCTTGCCGGTACAAGTCTCGCGTTTAGTTGGTGTCATAGTGCAACAGTCGCATCCTGAGAAGTGCCAGTGGCTTTATAAGATCGAAAATATTTATTATGCGTCTATTGTGCTAGCCAATGTGAACTGTTGCCTCGATCCTCTACTCTACTGGTTTTCCAGTCGGAAATTTCAAGAAGCTTTCAAAGGAACTCTAAGTCTATTCAGGTGTCATTGCAAACAGTGCAATCCAAGTTCCCGTGCAGATACTTCAATTGCAACAGCAAGACCCACTGCTTAG